A stretch of the Filimonas lacunae genome encodes the following:
- a CDS encoding outer membrane beta-barrel protein translates to MRKIVHLVIATLLTSYLQAQDVKGLVKDADGKIIANATVSLLKAKDSSIIKLGTTDKAGAFVFPAVTKGKYLVSASYVGYQPQYSAAFDVEKATVNLPALSIAKLSAEALQGVTVTAARKPVIEVKADKMVVNVENSINAVGNDALELLRKSPGVSVDKDDNLSLSGKNGVQVFIDGRPSPLSGKDLSDYLKSIQSTQIESIELITNPSAKYEAAGNAGIINIRLKKNKAYGTNGSVTAGYNIGIYSKYNAALALNHRAGKVNLYGNYNFNKKLEESFMSLERTQLDTFFNQHTINTNNVESHTFKTGMDYYASKKSTVGVMVSGTFSDGNTRMNSHTDISYIPTSTPQKLLRADNTIASTRNNINSNVNYRYADTSGHELNLDADYGYYRIKSDQYQPNIYYTPDGNTELSRVIYNMVAPTDINTYSLKGDYEQNFKKGKLSFGGKVGYVESSNNFDRFNVFTSTKIKDTLRSNNFKYTENINAGYVNYNRQIKGAFIQVGLRVENTNAKGKSEGQKWVADHYEGYDSTFNRHYTDLFPSAAITFNKKPMSQWTVNYSRRIDRPAYQDLNPFEFKLDEYTYQKGNTQLMPQYTNSIGVTHMYKYFLTTSLNYSHISNVFTQLIDTIDKSKSFITKKNLANQDAVSLSISMPLQIKKYNGFFSLTNNYSHYKADFGTGRTIDLDVFNVLFYGQNTYKISKTVTAEVSGWFSSPSIWQGTFKTQSMWSVDAGAQKTVMAGKGTFKLTVSDVFQTMRWKATSDFAGQHVATRGGWESRLLKLSFTYRFGNNQVKAARQRKTEAEEESKRVNGAGGGIGGGKQ, encoded by the coding sequence ATGAGAAAAATTGTACACCTGGTTATCGCTACTTTACTAACCAGCTACTTGCAGGCCCAGGATGTGAAGGGGCTGGTAAAAGATGCCGATGGAAAAATAATTGCTAACGCAACTGTTTCATTATTAAAGGCAAAAGACTCGTCTATTATAAAATTAGGAACCACCGATAAAGCAGGGGCTTTTGTGTTTCCGGCAGTAACCAAAGGCAAATACCTGGTAAGCGCTTCTTATGTAGGCTATCAGCCACAGTATTCCGCCGCATTTGATGTAGAAAAGGCTACCGTTAACCTGCCTGCTTTGTCTATTGCTAAACTTTCTGCCGAAGCTTTACAAGGGGTTACTGTTACGGCAGCCCGCAAGCCTGTGATAGAAGTAAAGGCCGATAAAATGGTGGTGAACGTAGAAAACAGCATTAACGCGGTAGGCAACGATGCATTGGAACTGCTGCGTAAGTCGCCCGGTGTTTCGGTTGATAAGGATGATAACCTGAGCCTGAGCGGCAAAAACGGGGTGCAGGTGTTTATTGATGGCCGTCCTTCTCCCTTATCCGGAAAGGATTTGAGCGATTACCTCAAAAGCATCCAGAGCACACAGATAGAATCTATTGAGTTAATTACCAACCCTTCTGCTAAGTATGAAGCAGCAGGTAACGCCGGTATTATCAATATCCGTTTAAAAAAGAATAAAGCCTACGGTACCAATGGTTCGGTTACCGCCGGCTATAACATTGGCATTTATTCTAAATACAACGCAGCATTAGCGTTAAACCATCGTGCGGGTAAGGTAAACCTGTATGGCAATTACAACTTTAATAAAAAGCTGGAAGAAAGCTTTATGTCGCTGGAACGCACACAGCTGGATACTTTTTTTAACCAGCATACTATCAATACCAACAATGTAGAAAGCCACACCTTTAAAACAGGAATGGATTACTATGCCAGCAAAAAAAGTACAGTGGGGGTAATGGTGAGTGGCACATTCAGCGATGGTAACACACGCATGAACAGCCATACGGATATTTCATATATCCCTACCAGCACTCCGCAAAAGCTGCTGCGTGCAGATAACACTATTGCTTCTACCCGCAATAACATTAACTCTAACGTCAACTACCGTTATGCCGATACTTCGGGACATGAACTGAACCTGGATGCAGATTATGGCTATTACCGCATTAAGTCCGACCAGTACCAGCCTAACATTTATTATACACCTGATGGAAACACAGAGTTAAGCAGGGTTATTTACAATATGGTAGCGCCTACGGATATCAACACGTATTCATTAAAAGGCGATTACGAACAAAACTTTAAAAAAGGCAAATTGTCGTTTGGTGGCAAAGTGGGATATGTAGAGAGTAGTAACAACTTCGACCGCTTTAATGTATTCACCAGCACTAAAATCAAAGACACCCTGCGCAGCAATAATTTTAAATACACCGAGAATATTAATGCCGGTTATGTAAACTATAACCGCCAGATAAAAGGTGCTTTTATACAGGTGGGCCTGCGTGTAGAAAATACCAATGCCAAAGGAAAGTCAGAAGGACAGAAATGGGTAGCAGATCATTACGAAGGATATGACTCTACCTTTAACCGTCATTATACTGATTTATTCCCCAGTGCAGCCATCACTTTTAACAAAAAGCCGATGAGTCAGTGGACGGTTAATTATAGCAGACGTATAGACCGGCCAGCTTACCAGGACTTAAACCCATTTGAGTTTAAGCTGGATGAATACACGTATCAGAAAGGTAATACGCAACTGATGCCACAATATACCAACAGCATAGGGGTAACGCATATGTACAAATACTTTCTGACCACTTCTTTAAACTATAGTCACATCAGCAATGTGTTTACCCAGCTGATAGATACCATTGATAAATCGAAAAGCTTTATCACCAAGAAAAACCTGGCCAACCAGGATGCGGTGAGTTTAAGCATCAGCATGCCTTTGCAGATAAAGAAATACAATGGCTTTTTCAGTTTAACCAATAACTATTCGCATTACAAAGCCGATTTCGGCACCGGTCGTACTATTGACCTGGATGTGTTTAATGTATTGTTCTACGGGCAAAACACTTATAAGATCAGTAAAACTGTTACGGCAGAAGTGAGTGGCTGGTTCTCTTCTCCTTCTATATGGCAGGGTACGTTTAAAACCCAAAGCATGTGGAGTGTAGATGCGGGCGCGCAGAAAACTGTGATGGCCGGAAAGGGAACGTTTAAGCTAACGGTAAGCGATGTGTTCCAGACCATGCGTTGGAAAGCTACCAGCGATTTTGCCGGACAGCACGTGGCTACCCGCGGCGGATGGGAAAGCAGGTTGTTGAAACTGAGCTTTACGTACCGCTTTGGTAATAACCAAGTAAAAGCTGCACGCCAGCGCAAAACAGAAGCAGAGGAAGAAAGTAAAAGGGTGAATGGCGCAGGCGGAGGAATTGGCGGCGGAAAGCAATAA
- a CDS encoding methylmalonyl-CoA mutase family protein, with product MLSGTESKIRIITAASLFDGHDAAINIMRRIMQMKGAEIIHLGHNRSVHEIVEAAIEEDAHGIAITSYQGGHVEFFKYIKELLQQNGCDHIKIFGGGGGTILPEEIQELHNFGITRIYSPDDGRTMGLEGMIEDVINRCAVTSGNNTDEGDYWQAEGRWNGKLPLDEVRDIRRIARAITRAEHKEPVNWDAITIPAGAVVNATSAVLGITGTGGAGKSSVTDEIVRRFLRTYSDKTIAVISVDPSKKKSGGALLGDRIRMNSISSPRCYMRSLATRDADTALSAYVKEAIAICKKAGYHLIVLESAGVGQSDASILDYCDVSLYVMTPEYGAPSQLEKINMLDYADVIAINKFDKAGALDALSDVRRQYKRNHQLWMAKDEELPVAGTIANKFNDEGVNHLFALLLQKIQEKTAIDFGAYTMEDAGKKVFSEAIIPPKRTRYLSEISDTCRNYDQWTKEQCAIATRLYQLKGTAVALAAADKEAANVDALIQETERKLDSTCRELIEGWPALVKKYAADYFEYQVRDKVIKQPLTTTSLSGTRIPKLVLPRYNDWGDILRWQLLENVPGLFPYTSGVFELRRTGEDPTRMFAGEGTPEKTNKRFHYVSHGQPAKRLSTAFDSVTLYGEDPAVRPDIYGKIGNSGVSIATVDDAKKLYSGFDLCDAATSVSMTINGPAPIVLAFFMNAAIDQACEKYITEHQLWDAVAIVRSNKYATVAVPAYAGYTNDEQSGLPEGNSGLGLRLLGMSGDEVLPADVYASIKTNALQQVRGTVQADILKEDQAQNTCIFSTEFALKLMGDVQQYFIAQKVRNFYSVSISGYHIAEAGANPITQLAFTLSNGFTYVEYYLNRGMNIDDFAPNLSFFFSNGMDAEYSVIGRVARRIWAKAMKYRYNGNERSQKLKYHIQTSGRSLHAQEIDFNDIRTTLQALYAIYDNCNSLHTNAYDEAITTPTEESVRRAMAIQLIINRELGTVKTENVMQGSFLIEELTDLVEEAVLTEFDRITERGGVLGAMERMYQRNKIQEESLYYESLKHSGELPIVGVNTFLNKKGSPTTVPNEVIRSSKEEKDQQIDNLHDFHQRNTDKATEKLERLKEVAIENGNLFDELMETVKYCSLGQITHALYEVGGQYRRNM from the coding sequence ATGCTTTCCGGTACAGAATCGAAAATCCGCATTATTACTGCTGCCAGCCTGTTCGACGGGCATGATGCTGCTATTAACATTATGAGACGCATCATGCAAATGAAAGGGGCTGAAATTATTCACCTTGGGCATAACCGCAGCGTACATGAAATTGTAGAAGCGGCTATTGAAGAAGATGCCCACGGCATTGCCATTACCAGTTACCAGGGCGGGCACGTAGAGTTTTTTAAGTACATCAAAGAGTTATTACAGCAAAATGGTTGCGACCACATTAAAATTTTTGGTGGCGGTGGTGGCACTATTCTGCCAGAAGAGATACAAGAGCTGCACAACTTTGGAATTACCCGCATTTATAGCCCTGATGACGGCCGTACCATGGGGCTGGAGGGGATGATTGAAGATGTGATCAACAGATGTGCTGTTACGTCTGGAAACAATACAGACGAAGGGGATTATTGGCAGGCAGAGGGTAGGTGGAATGGCAAACTGCCACTGGATGAAGTAAGGGATATTCGCCGTATTGCCCGTGCTATTACCCGGGCCGAGCATAAGGAACCGGTTAACTGGGACGCCATTACTATACCGGCAGGTGCAGTGGTGAATGCTACCAGCGCAGTACTGGGTATTACCGGAACAGGTGGCGCCGGTAAATCGTCGGTGACCGATGAAATAGTAAGGCGTTTTTTACGCACTTATTCCGATAAAACCATAGCGGTTATATCAGTAGATCCTTCCAAAAAGAAATCAGGGGGCGCCTTGCTGGGCGACCGTATACGCATGAATAGCATCAGCTCACCCCGTTGTTATATGCGTTCATTGGCCACACGTGATGCAGATACGGCACTAAGTGCTTATGTGAAAGAAGCTATTGCCATTTGCAAAAAAGCAGGGTATCATCTTATTGTCCTGGAAAGTGCAGGTGTGGGGCAAAGCGATGCTTCTATACTGGACTACTGCGATGTTAGCTTGTATGTGATGACGCCGGAATATGGCGCGCCTTCGCAGCTGGAGAAAATAAACATGCTGGATTATGCTGATGTTATCGCTATCAACAAGTTTGATAAGGCAGGGGCATTGGATGCCTTGTCGGATGTGCGCAGGCAGTATAAACGCAACCACCAGCTATGGATGGCAAAGGACGAAGAGTTACCAGTGGCTGGTACTATTGCCAATAAATTTAACGATGAAGGCGTAAATCATTTGTTTGCGTTGCTTTTGCAAAAGATACAGGAAAAAACTGCCATTGATTTTGGCGCTTATACAATGGAAGATGCTGGTAAGAAAGTGTTTTCAGAAGCCATCATACCTCCTAAACGAACACGTTATTTAAGTGAAATTTCGGATACATGCCGCAACTACGATCAATGGACAAAAGAACAATGTGCTATTGCCACCCGGCTGTATCAGCTAAAGGGCACTGCGGTTGCTTTGGCGGCTGCGGATAAGGAAGCTGCCAATGTGGATGCACTTATACAGGAAACAGAAAGAAAACTGGATAGCACCTGCCGCGAATTGATAGAAGGCTGGCCTGCATTGGTAAAGAAATATGCCGCAGATTATTTTGAATACCAGGTGCGGGATAAAGTGATTAAACAGCCTTTAACAACCACCTCTTTAAGTGGCACACGCATACCCAAACTGGTGCTGCCCAGGTATAACGACTGGGGAGATATCCTGCGCTGGCAACTGCTGGAAAATGTGCCCGGACTGTTTCCTTATACCTCTGGTGTATTTGAATTGCGAAGAACAGGGGAGGACCCTACCCGTATGTTTGCCGGGGAAGGAACGCCTGAAAAAACCAATAAACGTTTTCATTATGTATCACATGGTCAGCCTGCTAAAAGGTTGTCTACCGCTTTTGATAGTGTTACGTTGTATGGTGAAGATCCTGCCGTGCGTCCGGATATCTATGGTAAAATAGGCAATAGCGGAGTAAGTATTGCAACGGTTGATGATGCGAAGAAATTATACAGCGGCTTTGATTTGTGCGATGCAGCTACATCGGTAAGCATGACCATTAACGGGCCAGCGCCTATTGTTCTTGCCTTTTTTATGAATGCGGCCATTGATCAGGCCTGCGAAAAATATATTACCGAACACCAGTTGTGGGATGCTGTTGCTATTGTGCGTAGCAATAAATATGCAACAGTTGCAGTGCCGGCATATGCAGGGTATACAAATGATGAACAAAGCGGTTTGCCGGAAGGGAACAGCGGTTTGGGGCTAAGGCTATTGGGCATGTCGGGAGACGAAGTGTTACCCGCAGATGTCTATGCAAGTATTAAAACAAATGCTTTGCAACAGGTAAGGGGTACCGTACAGGCTGATATATTAAAAGAAGACCAGGCGCAAAATACCTGCATATTCAGTACTGAGTTTGCTTTAAAGCTGATGGGGGATGTGCAACAATATTTTATAGCGCAAAAGGTGCGTAATTTTTATAGCGTCTCTATCAGTGGTTACCATATTGCAGAAGCAGGCGCTAATCCTATTACACAGCTGGCGTTTACATTATCCAATGGCTTTACTTATGTAGAGTATTATCTGAACAGAGGGATGAATATCGATGATTTTGCACCCAACCTGAGTTTCTTTTTCAGTAATGGAATGGATGCGGAGTATAGTGTTATTGGCAGGGTGGCCAGGCGCATATGGGCCAAAGCCATGAAGTACAGGTATAATGGTAACGAGCGTTCACAGAAATTAAAATATCATATTCAAACCAGCGGCCGCAGCCTGCATGCACAGGAGATTGATTTTAATGATATTCGCACTACACTACAGGCGCTATATGCTATTTATGACAACTGCAATAGCTTACATACCAATGCTTATGATGAGGCTATTACCACGCCTACCGAAGAAAGCGTGCGCCGTGCTATGGCCATTCAGTTGATTATTAACCGTGAGTTAGGCACGGTAAAAACAGAAAATGTGATGCAGGGTTCTTTCTTAATAGAGGAATTAACCGACCTGGTAGAAGAAGCTGTATTAACAGAGTTTGACCGCATTACAGAAAGGGGAGGTGTGCTGGGGGCTATGGAAAGAATGTATCAGCGAAACAAGATACAGGAAGAAAGCCTTTATTACGAAAGCCTGAAACACAGTGGCGAGTTGCCTATTGTAGGAGTGAACACTTTCCTGAACAAAAAGGGGAGCCCTACTACCGTTCCTAATGAAGTGATCAGAAGCAGTAAAGAAGAAAAAGACCAGCAGATTGATAACCTGCACGACTTTCATCAACGTAACACTGATAAGGCAACAGAAAAACTGGAACGATTAAAAGAGGTAGCGATAGAAAATGGTAATCTCTTTGATGAATTAATGGAAACGGTAAAATATTGCAGCCTGGGGCAGATAACACATGCCTTGTATGAAGTTGGTGGGCAGTATCGTAGAAATATGTAA
- a CDS encoding MGH1-like glycoside hydrolase domain-containing protein: MSAEQQRLKANAGKKIALEQWGPYLSDRQWGTVREDYSENGDAWNYFPFSHSHSRAYRWGEDGIGGISDFFQNLCFSVALWNGKDPILKERLFGLGNYEGNHGEDVKELYYYLDNLPSHYYMQMLYKYPQQAFPYDELLEKNRSRTKLETEYELLDTGAFKDNKYFDVYITYAKHNKRDIAIKIEVVNRGKTEAPITVIPTLWFYNRWQYGGVDKKPQISRVNDYTVKAKHERLGNYYLYFQKPEVQLFTENETNNEKLFKKPNVTPYVKDAFHDAIIHKKNVDSLKKLDKGTKFAPVYSDKIKPGGSKTYYLRLSESLTDDPFGHHQEHIFEQRKAEADEFYKAILPKNISAELRTVQRQALAGLLWSKQYYHFDIERWLSQPDGISPNQERQTGRNHDWQHLKNQDIIAMPDKWEYPWYAAWDLAFHCIPMAMVDPVFAKHQLVLIMREWYMKPDGQLPAYEWNFSDVNPPVHAWAALQVYHIEKKQTGKGDIPFLKRIFQKLLINFTWWINRKDPNGNNIFEGGFLGLDNIGVFNRSIQLHGKMALEQADGTSWMGMYALNLMDMAIEIAMHDISFEDTATKFFEHFVLIAEALNELGMWDNEDKFFYDMLVTPGAQPLRLKIQSIVGLTPLFAVSVIERNVLRRLDDFTKRITWFENYRLRNNKFWPNEERTGGEKILLSLIPKEKLVALLQRLLNETEFLSTGGIRALSKYHEKHPYTVTIDETEYSIQYDPGDSTSNFFGGNSNWRGPVWMPINYLIIEAIKKFGDFYEEGLTMEYPTGSGKMMTLKEIADELTQRVISLFEKDVEGKRKLHGEYNWFYQQAGNEHLILFYEYFHGDTGSGLGASHQTGWTALVAELLNETAEQHKEVPTVIDNPARPK, translated from the coding sequence ATGAGTGCAGAACAACAACGACTTAAGGCTAATGCAGGCAAGAAAATAGCGCTGGAGCAATGGGGACCTTATTTATCCGACAGGCAATGGGGAACCGTGCGGGAAGATTACAGTGAAAACGGCGATGCATGGAACTACTTTCCTTTCAGCCATTCTCACAGCCGGGCCTACAGATGGGGCGAAGACGGCATTGGCGGTATCTCTGATTTTTTCCAGAACCTCTGTTTCAGTGTTGCCCTTTGGAATGGTAAAGATCCCATTTTAAAAGAGCGTCTTTTTGGGTTGGGCAACTATGAAGGCAACCATGGTGAAGATGTAAAAGAGCTTTACTACTACCTCGACAACCTGCCTTCGCACTACTATATGCAAATGCTGTATAAGTATCCACAGCAGGCATTCCCTTACGACGAATTACTGGAGAAAAACCGGAGCCGTACCAAGCTGGAAACAGAATACGAACTGCTGGACACCGGCGCTTTCAAAGACAATAAATACTTTGATGTGTATATCACCTATGCCAAGCATAACAAACGTGATATAGCCATTAAGATAGAAGTGGTGAACCGGGGCAAAACAGAAGCCCCCATTACCGTAATACCCACCTTGTGGTTTTACAACCGCTGGCAATATGGCGGAGTAGATAAGAAGCCACAGATATCGCGGGTAAATGATTATACGGTAAAGGCTAAGCACGAAAGGCTGGGCAACTATTACCTGTATTTTCAAAAGCCAGAGGTGCAGCTGTTCACCGAAAACGAAACCAATAACGAAAAGCTATTTAAAAAGCCCAACGTTACGCCTTATGTAAAAGACGCTTTTCATGACGCGATTATACATAAGAAGAATGTAGACAGCCTGAAAAAACTGGATAAGGGCACCAAATTTGCGCCCGTGTATTCAGATAAGATAAAACCAGGCGGCAGCAAAACTTATTACCTGCGCTTATCAGAATCATTGACTGACGATCCGTTCGGTCATCACCAGGAACATATTTTTGAACAGCGCAAGGCAGAAGCAGATGAGTTTTACAAAGCTATACTGCCTAAAAACATTTCAGCTGAATTGCGCACCGTACAGCGCCAGGCACTGGCCGGTTTGCTATGGAGTAAGCAGTACTACCATTTTGATATAGAACGCTGGTTATCACAGCCGGATGGCATTAGTCCCAACCAGGAACGCCAAACGGGTCGCAACCACGACTGGCAGCATTTAAAAAACCAGGATATTATTGCCATGCCCGACAAATGGGAGTATCCCTGGTACGCCGCCTGGGATCTGGCTTTCCATTGCATTCCAATGGCCATGGTTGATCCTGTATTTGCCAAGCACCAGTTGGTATTGATTATGCGGGAATGGTACATGAAACCAGATGGTCAGCTTCCCGCTTACGAATGGAACTTTAGCGATGTAAACCCGCCCGTGCATGCCTGGGCCGCTTTACAGGTGTATCATATTGAAAAGAAACAAACCGGCAAAGGAGATATCCCTTTCCTGAAACGTATTTTCCAGAAGCTGCTCATCAATTTTACGTGGTGGATTAACCGTAAAGACCCTAATGGCAATAACATCTTCGAAGGAGGATTCCTGGGGCTGGATAATATAGGCGTGTTTAACCGCAGCATACAGCTTCACGGAAAGATGGCGTTGGAGCAGGCTGACGGCACCAGCTGGATGGGTATGTATGCCCTGAACCTGATGGATATGGCTATTGAAATAGCCATGCACGACATTTCGTTTGAAGACACCGCCACCAAATTTTTCGAGCACTTTGTGTTAATAGCCGAAGCCCTTAACGAGCTGGGCATGTGGGATAATGAGGATAAGTTTTTCTACGACATGCTGGTTACGCCTGGTGCGCAGCCACTGCGTTTAAAAATACAATCTATTGTAGGGCTTACCCCTTTGTTTGCCGTATCGGTAATTGAAAGAAACGTACTGCGCCGGCTGGATGATTTTACCAAACGCATTACCTGGTTTGAAAACTACCGGTTAAGGAACAATAAGTTCTGGCCCAATGAAGAGCGAACCGGTGGCGAGAAAATATTGCTATCCTTAATTCCTAAAGAAAAACTGGTAGCCTTATTACAACGCTTGTTGAATGAAACAGAATTTTTATCCACAGGCGGCATCAGGGCTTTATCCAAGTACCACGAAAAACATCCTTATACTGTTACTATTGACGAAACAGAGTATTCTATTCAATACGATCCGGGCGACTCTACTTCTAACTTCTTTGGTGGCAACAGTAACTGGCGCGGCCCTGTGTGGATGCCTATTAATTACCTGATTATTGAAGCCATTAAAAAGTTTGGCGACTTTTATGAAGAGGGTTTAACGATGGAATATCCTACCGGTTCAGGCAAAATGATGACGCTAAAAGAGATAGCCGATGAGTTGACGCAGCGGGTAATTAGCTTATTTGAAAAAGATGTAGAAGGCAAGCGGAAATTACACGGTGAGTATAACTGGTTTTATCAACAGGCAGGCAATGAGCATCTTATTCTTTTTTATGAATATTTTCATGGCGATACCGGCAGTGGCTTAGGAGCCAGCCACCAGACAGGCTGGACCGCATTAGTAGCAGAACTTTTGAACGAAACAGCCGAACAGCACAAAGAGGTGCCTACTGTTATTGATAATCCGGCCAGGCCTAAATAA
- a CDS encoding aldose 1-epimerase, translating into MAFEIHVTGIGKEQAIVLQDTSTGTYAEIYSTGALLNQFALPLHGTPFNVVDGFDSPATVAEKITDGFKSAKLSPFTCRLNKGQYSFQEQVYTIQKHYIPPHAIHGIIYDAVYNITDSGANEQAAYVKLEYQYTGADAGYPFAYDVTVLWQLEKNSHLTVTTTVSHNNDFAIPMADGWHPYFKLDVPVDQCSLQFDSNTQVEFDDTLIPTGKLVADNRFEAAPASLQGVFLDNCFAITAGNARPVCTYSSEQLKLTIAPAASYPYLQIYTPPHRESIAIENLSAPPDAFNNKMSLLLAEKNTPYQFSTTYIIETI; encoded by the coding sequence ATGGCTTTTGAAATACACGTGACCGGCATTGGCAAGGAACAGGCTATTGTTTTACAGGACACAAGCACAGGCACTTATGCAGAAATTTACAGCACAGGGGCACTGTTAAACCAGTTTGCCCTGCCTTTACATGGCACACCCTTTAATGTGGTAGATGGCTTTGACAGCCCGGCCACTGTAGCAGAAAAAATTACAGATGGTTTTAAAAGTGCTAAACTCAGCCCTTTTACCTGCCGTTTAAATAAGGGGCAATATTCCTTTCAGGAACAGGTGTATACTATTCAAAAGCATTATATCCCGCCACACGCTATACACGGTATCATTTACGACGCTGTATACAACATTACCGACTCGGGCGCTAACGAACAGGCAGCTTATGTAAAGCTGGAATACCAGTATACTGGTGCCGATGCGGGTTATCCATTTGCTTACGATGTAACCGTATTATGGCAGCTGGAAAAAAACAGCCACCTTACCGTTACTACTACGGTAAGCCATAACAACGACTTTGCTATCCCTATGGCAGATGGCTGGCATCCTTATTTTAAACTGGACGTTCCTGTGGATCAATGCTCTTTACAATTTGATAGCAACACACAGGTTGAGTTTGACGATACCTTAATTCCCACCGGAAAACTGGTAGCCGACAACCGTTTTGAAGCAGCACCTGCTTCGTTGCAAGGTGTGTTTCTGGACAATTGCTTTGCTATCACTGCAGGCAATGCCCGCCCCGTGTGCACGTATAGCAGCGAGCAGTTAAAGCTTACCATAGCCCCCGCTGCCAGCTACCCTTACCTGCAGATATATACACCGCCACACCGCGAAAGCATTGCTATTGAAAACCTGAGTGCACCACCAGACGCCTTTAACAATAAAATGTCGTTGTTACTGGCTGAAAAAAATACTCCATATCAATTTTCTACCACTTATATTATTGAAACCATTTAA
- a CDS encoding endonuclease — protein sequence MPEGPSLVISKEALQPFKGKKVIRCTTTANIDAHLFIHKKVVDITTWGKHLLICFPHQTIRIHFLLFGSYLINDTRAITPRLHISFSNGFVNFYTSSIQLIEQPLDDIYDWSADVMNEQWNEKAARKKLREAANREIGDVLLDQQIFAGVGNIIKNEVLFRIRVHPESITGNIPPAKIKALLKEAVTYSFEFLQWKKEDVLKKHWLAHTKKTCPRCHIPFIKKYTGKAKRRSFFCTNCQLLY from the coding sequence ATGCCTGAAGGACCATCGCTTGTTATTTCAAAAGAAGCTTTACAACCATTTAAAGGTAAAAAAGTAATTCGCTGCACTACTACAGCGAATATTGATGCCCACTTGTTTATTCATAAAAAGGTGGTTGATATTACAACATGGGGCAAACACCTACTCATCTGTTTTCCACACCAAACCATACGCATTCACTTTTTATTGTTTGGCAGCTATCTTATTAACGATACACGCGCTATTACTCCACGCCTTCACATCAGCTTTTCTAATGGGTTTGTAAACTTCTATACCTCTTCTATCCAATTGATTGAACAACCTTTAGATGACATCTATGATTGGAGTGCAGATGTAATGAATGAGCAATGGAACGAAAAAGCAGCCCGCAAAAAACTGCGGGAAGCGGCCAACCGTGAAATTGGCGACGTATTGCTGGACCAGCAGATTTTTGCAGGCGTTGGCAACATCATTAAAAATGAAGTATTGTTTAGAATAAGAGTACACCCCGAAAGCATAACGGGCAACATTCCACCAGCCAAAATAAAAGCACTGCTAAAAGAAGCTGTGACCTATAGCTTTGAATTTTTGCAATGGAAAAAAGAAGACGTGTTAAAAAAGCACTGGCTGGCGCATACAAAAAAAACATGTCCACGATGCCATATCCCCTTTATCAAAAAGTATACGGGTAAAGCTAAAAGAAGAAGCTTTTTTTGTACAAACTGCCAGCTGCTTTATTAA
- a CDS encoding type 1 glutamine amidotransferase domain-containing protein: protein MATLTGKKVAIITENGFEEVELTSPKKALEDAGAEVKIVSLQKGKVRAWNHDHWSIEIPVDVVLNEARPEDFDALLVPGGVLNPDQMRAHQEYVEFAKHFLTEGKPLAAICHGPQLLIETGLLEGRNMTSYPSVKTDLINAGAKWADKEVVADNGLVTSRSPKDLPAFNNKVIEEIKEGVHTHA, encoded by the coding sequence ATGGCAACACTAACAGGTAAAAAAGTAGCCATCATTACCGAAAATGGCTTTGAAGAAGTAGAGTTAACCAGTCCTAAAAAAGCGCTGGAAGATGCAGGTGCGGAAGTAAAAATCGTATCGTTGCAAAAAGGCAAAGTAAGGGCATGGAACCACGATCACTGGTCGATAGAAATACCGGTTGATGTAGTACTGAATGAAGCCAGACCAGAAGACTTTGATGCACTGCTGGTGCCAGGCGGCGTATTAAACCCCGATCAGATGCGGGCCCACCAGGAATATGTGGAGTTTGCCAAACATTTTCTCACAGAAGGCAAACCATTAGCAGCTATTTGCCATGGACCTCAGTTACTCATTGAAACAGGTTTGCTGGAAGGCCGGAACATGACTTCCTATCCTTCTGTTAAAACAGATCTTATTAATGCCGGGGCAAAATGGGCAGATAAGGAAGTGGTTGCCGATAATGGTTTGGTTACCAGCAGAAGCCCTAAAGATTTACCGGCATTCAACAACAAAGTGATTGAGGAAATAAAAGAAGGGGTGCATACGCATGCTTAA